Proteins from a genomic interval of Ptychodera flava strain L36383 chromosome 7, AS_Pfla_20210202, whole genome shotgun sequence:
- the LOC139137158 gene encoding uncharacterized protein yields the protein MENRECQEVMTPAIFQTWTVCALQDYVFKRGLKKDGTKAMLVARAFAAWEMGIPLNKTQQEIIEEKEKEYSTLLSTSSGQLPNPLLIKDGWVGESEGGVKKWPPIYFNDICQFVMVDHPGRNVDFTKRMLNEYKEGKAYRYFQAEWMKEIFLLDISTETEYVFLRANCTPSQRIGCPPHHCWICVKRDGSIHSAYCTCTAGLGETCSHVTALLFRVEAANRTGMTNLSCTELKCKWNVPKKKTEITPLRVKEMDFKQAKYNASGDKKRKLVDSKKRLFSPLHERHQASSAEKQNLYQQLRESVPRACLFTMIEEPSISMTSDDPEPGHGDNTTIPDCGAIAETSAIPNSENDTDLPGLDDRVAGLQCTEAINLISLAKVSTNEDRSLESNLRSFLSLFPKYSEDDINMIESYTRLQNQSVLWHDVRAGRITSSNFYSVYTRVNTLRNDKSNRSKDTTSLVARLMGYRPVNPDLPALKHGRNMEPVAKQNYTSILSQNHRNVTSRECGIFIDRNRPYLAATPDLLVSCECCGQGHVEIKCPRSIAHIAPGAGSPDYLVTENEKVTLKHNHSYYAQIQGQMGVTGHKWCDFFVYTSHGYHLERIEFDQSYWINMLERLDYFFFKYIAVELITGKVKRAL from the exons ACTGTATGCGCGCTTCAGGACTATGTGTTTAAGAGGGGACTAAAAAAAGACGGGACAAAAGCGATGCTCGTTGCAAGAGCATTTGCCGCATGGGAGATGGGAATACCTTTGAACAAGACACAGCAGGaaattattgaagaaaaggAAAAAGAGTATTCTACTCTCCTGTCAACCTCATCGGGTCAACTGCCAAATCCCCTTCTCATTAAGGATGGGTGGGTGGGGGAATCCGAGGGTGGAGTGAAGAAATGGCCTCCTATATATTTCAATGACATTTGCCAATTCGTGATGGTTGATCACCCGGGCAGAAATGTTGACTTCACCAAACGAATGCTTAATGAATATAAGGAGGGCAAGGCATACAGGTATTTTCAGGCTGAGTGGATGAAGGAAATCTTCCTACTGGATATATCCACTGAAACTGAATACGTGTTTTTACGTGCGAACTGCACGCCATCGCAGAGAATAGGTTGTCCACCTCACCATTGTTGGATTTGTGTAAAGAGAGATGGTTCAATACACTCtgcatactgtacatgtactgctGG CTTAGGGGAGACTTGCAGTCATGTGACAGCACTGCTGTTCAGGGTTGAAGCTGCCAACAGGACTGGTATGACAAACCTTTCATGTACAGAACTGAAATGCAAATGGAATGTACCCAAGAAGAAAACAGAAATAACCCCTCTTAGAGTGAAAGAAATGGATTTTAAACAAGCCAAATACAATGCTTCAG GAGATAAGAAGAGGAAACTTGTCGACTCAAAAAAACGGCTATTTTCTCCTCTTCATGAGAGACATCAAGCTTCAAGTGCCGAGAAACAAAATCTTTACCAACAACTCCGCGAATCTGTACCAAGGGCATGTTTGTTCACCATGATTGAAGAGCCATCGATATCTATGACTAGCGATGATCCCGAACCAGGACATGGTGATAACACAACTATCCCGGACTGCGGAGCCATAGCCGAAACATCAGCTATTCCAAATTCAGAAAATGACACTGATTTGCCTGGTCTAGATGACCGCGTAGCAGGTTTACAGTGCACAGAGGCaatcaatttaattagtttagCTAAAGTTTCTACAAATGAAGATCGTAGTTTAGAAAGTAATTTAAggtcttttctttctttatttccgAAATATTCAGAAGATGATATTAATATGATCGAAAGTTATACAAGGTTACAAAATCAGAGTGTACTGTGGCATGACGTTAGAGCTGGAAGAATAACTTCTtctaatttttattctgtatatacTAGAGTTAATACATTGCGAAATGACAAATCAAATCGTTCTAAGGATACGACTAGCTTAGTGGCTAGGTTGATGGGTTACAGACCTGTAAACCCAGACTTACCTGCTCTTAAACATGGCCGCAACATGGAGCCAGTCGCAAAACAAAACTACACCAGTATTTTAAGTCAAAACCACAGAAATGTCACAAGTAGGGAGTGTGGTATATTTATCGATAGAAATAGACCCTACTTGGCTGCCACCCCTGATTTGTTGGTTTCTTGCGAGTGttgcggccaaggtcacgttgAAATTAAGTGTCCTCGAAGTATTGCTCACATTGCTCCAGGGGCTGGGAGTCCTGATTATCTGGTGACGGAAAATGAGAAAGTCACATTGAAACACAACCATAGCTATTACGCCCAGATACAGGGACAGATGGGAGTAACTGGGCATaaatggtgtgatttttttgtatatACATCCCACGGTTACCACCTTGAAAGAATTGAGTTTGATCAAAGTTACTGGATTAATATGCTGGAAAGACTCgattattttttctttaaatatatTGCTGTAGAACTAATTACTGGCAAAGTGAAACGTGCTCTGTAG